The proteins below come from a single Roseiflexus sp. RS-1 genomic window:
- a CDS encoding CaiB/BaiF CoA transferase family protein, which translates to MDGHESNLPLAGIRVIDAATVVAAPFCATLLGEFGADVLKVEHPLGGDALRRFGTPTFRDGDTLTWLSEARNKRSVTLNLQHPDGARIFKELAAKSDVLCENFRPGTLEKWGLGWDVLSQINPRLIMLRVTGYGQTGPYKDRPGFARIAHAVGGISYLAGMPKGTPVTPGSTTLGDYMTGLYGCIGVLIALHYREKTGRGQYIDAALYESVFRCSDELVPAYGMYKKVRERHGPHHNDFACPHGHFQTKDGKWVAISCATDKLFARLAKAMGRPELASSSIYGDQKVRLQHANDVNEIVRDWCSSLTRAEVLERCYATATPAAPLNDIADIFGDRQFHARRNLVAIDVDNTGETIIVPNVVPKLSETPGRIKSLGPRLGEHTEEVLKDLLGMSDAEIGELRARRVI; encoded by the coding sequence ATGGATGGACACGAAAGCAACCTGCCGCTGGCAGGCATTCGCGTGATCGATGCGGCGACGGTGGTCGCTGCACCCTTCTGCGCCACGCTGCTGGGCGAGTTTGGCGCCGATGTGTTGAAGGTCGAACATCCGCTCGGTGGTGACGCGCTGCGTCGCTTCGGCACTCCCACCTTCCGCGACGGCGATACGCTGACGTGGCTCAGCGAGGCGCGCAATAAGCGCTCGGTGACCCTCAACCTTCAGCATCCCGATGGTGCGCGGATTTTCAAGGAACTGGCTGCAAAATCTGACGTGCTGTGCGAGAACTTTCGCCCCGGCACACTGGAAAAGTGGGGGTTGGGGTGGGATGTCCTGAGTCAGATCAATCCGCGGCTGATCATGCTGCGGGTGACCGGCTATGGTCAGACGGGACCGTACAAAGATCGACCGGGATTCGCCCGCATCGCTCACGCGGTGGGCGGCATCTCGTATCTGGCGGGCATGCCGAAGGGAACGCCGGTGACGCCGGGTTCGACGACGCTGGGCGACTATATGACCGGGCTGTACGGGTGCATCGGCGTGCTGATCGCGTTGCACTACCGCGAGAAGACCGGGCGCGGGCAGTATATCGATGCGGCGCTCTACGAATCGGTATTCCGTTGCAGCGACGAACTGGTGCCGGCGTATGGCATGTACAAAAAAGTGCGCGAACGGCATGGTCCGCACCACAACGACTTTGCCTGCCCACACGGGCATTTTCAGACGAAAGATGGCAAGTGGGTCGCCATCTCGTGCGCGACTGACAAACTCTTTGCGCGCCTGGCGAAGGCGATGGGACGCCCCGAACTGGCGTCGTCGAGCATTTACGGCGATCAGAAGGTGCGCCTCCAGCACGCGAATGATGTGAACGAAATCGTGCGCGACTGGTGCAGTTCGTTGACCCGCGCCGAGGTGCTGGAGCGCTGCTATGCAACGGCGACGCCGGCTGCGCCGCTCAACGATATTGCCGACATTTTCGGCGATCGTCAGTTCCATGCACGCCGCAACCTGGTCGCCATCGACGTTGACAATACCGGCGAAACGATCATCGTGCCGAACGTTGTGCCCAAACTGTCGGAAACGCCTGGACGGATCAAGAGCCTGGGACCCCGGCTTGGCGAACATACCGAGGAGGTGCTCAAGGATCTGCTCGGTATGAGCGATGCCGAGATCGGCGAACTGCGCGCCAGACGGGTGATCTGA